The genomic window AAATCTCTTTTGCGGTTTGTAGTGATTCTTCTTGATAACTATTTACAATGTTATTAATTCGTGGAATTTGTTTTCTTGATTCATCTATTGATTTTTTGATATTATCTTTAGTTTCATCTAATGATCTGTTAACTGATTCATTGAAATTACTGTTATTATTTTGTTCATGGGTATTATTTGAATTTTGGTTAGTTTCTATCTTCTTTGACATACCATCTATTAGGTACCGTACTATATAAACACCGGTATTAAACGGTTTTTAATACCAAATATTGACAAATCATAATTACTATTGGTATACTGTTTTAGAATATCTATTAAATGGTATGTTCTAAACCGTTTCTAAGCGAATGAATGCCCTGTTAGAGGGGTAATGAAATTGAACAATTTTACGAGGTCAGGTTAGTCTAGGTAATCAAGTTTAAGACTAACCAACCACCACTAAACTACTGAGTATACCCGTACTTTTTATAAACTCAAAATTGTCTGCACCCTAATATCGTATCAAATCCAAGGCCAATTTCAATTTGGTTATTTCGTCTTGTAATACAAGAATCTCACTGTTATCCTTAGAATATTTCAATAATCTTTCACAGGCTTGAATCTGACTCAGCATTAATTCGCCTTTATCTAGACAAAGACTATGAGAAGACTCGATGAAATGGTATGAAACACTTTTTCCCCTTTCATTACAGCCACATGTTTTTGCCTCAACCAGATATGGTACTTCATTTTCAATAATATTCATCATTTGGAGTACCACACTAGCATTAATAAATAATAATTTGGACGATTGTCATAATATGGCAAATGCATTTTTGTTTGGATAGCTTATCATTCATAATTGTAGTATTTATTATTTAGATTGAGTAATCAAAAAATATGATCTTACTATTGAACAACCATGGGTAACACCTTGTAATCATCGTAATAAAATTTGTTAAAATAATGTCACAAAAGTAATTTAGTTGACCCAATTTCTTTTCATTATTATTTTCTTGTTATTGTTCTGACTACTGTCCCTAGCACTACAAGTCCGTAGATAGTTAAAAACTATTATGCATATTTTTTGATAGAATAACTTGGATACTGTATTGATAATAACACTTAAACGCCAAATTCCTTATCTTATAGGCGGAACAATAACTGGTATTATAATGGCATATTTTTATGGATTCCTATTTACCATTGTAGTAAATAGTATTATCTGGTTCATAATATCGCTCGTGGTCAATAAATACTATTGGCATTATACGGGTTTTAAAGATGAAATGTATCTTTTTAAAAAATATTTAATTAATAGAAACAAAACTAAAACTAGCTAAGTTCAAATTTCTACTGCAATAAGAATAATTAGTTTAATGAGCGTTCGGAAAAAAACATCTCCTTTTCAGATATTTCTTTATTGAACATCTAGTAACTTCTCAAATGAATAATAAAGGAAAAATTTTAATAATTTCTATGTCGGACTTGATAACCATCAAGTTTCAGTTTCGTCATTAAGAGTATGTATTGACTCGCCCATATTAGTACGAGGTATTGATCAGCTCTGTATTACGGTCTCATTTATTTCCCAGGAGCACATCTTTTGCTAACCCATACTCGTATTCACTCAATAAATTCGAGTGACAGCTTTTGCTATGTCCAAGGCTTTTTGAATAATCTAATGATTCTACACTGGAAATTGGAACCATTCCATCATTAGGTTTTGGAAGACTATCATACCCTCCTCGCTGAATAGGAGAAAATAGTGATAGGTCGCAGTTTCCTGCATCAGGATTCCAATCACCTGCAATAGAGTAATATTTGGTATTTGGATTCTCCTTTACTTTTGAATCTGCAGCTCCCGGCCTCAAATCGTATACTGCAGGTGTACACACTTCATTATTTTCTGCTAATGGAGAACCTGCATTAGGAGTTCCAATCATTACTAAATTTGCCACATCCTCAGTGTTATTCCCCAAATACATCCTCGCATCTAAACCGCCTTTGCTATGGCCAACTATATTCACTATATTTTGACCTGTCTGGTCTTTGACATTAGCGATTTGATCGGATAATTCTTTTGCATGTTCGGCAGCTGAACCACATTTGTCATCAGATTGCTTAAAAGTTATTGGGAATACTGGAATATTGTCTTTTTTTAACAAATCTTCCCACTTTTTCCATGTGGAAGCATCTGCTAAGTAACCATGCACCAAAAGAACAGGTAATGGTTCGGTTGAATTGTTATTTGCAGGACTTGTAGTAGATGAGACTTGAGCATAAATTTGTTGAAGTGATAACAAACAAGCAAACACGGCAATAGAAGCAACTAAAATTAAAGGGATTAATACCATAATTTTTTCGTTATTTTTACTCTTCAAATCAAAAAGAGTGGTATATAATACCTTAAATAACCACAGCATAAGGCACCTTATACGTCTATCTTGCAATGTAAATTTAGTGTAATTTTGTCGCCATTTGGTATTATAGTCAAACCACAGGTAAATTTACCCCATAATCGCCTTAGATAAGGCCATTCAATTCACAAAACTATAAGTGTAATAAAGACTTGGCTGTTACATGAACGACCATAGAATGAGGGTAGCAATTATCCTTGGCAGTACTAGACCTGGCCGTAATGGTGAAGCAGTGGGCCGGTGGATATATGAGATTGCAAAGAATAGGAGCGACGCCGACTTTGAGTTAGTTGACATTAAAGACTTTAACCTTCCTTTATTGGATGAACCGATCCCGCCTTCCCTGGGTCAATATTCTAATGAACACACCAAGTCTTGGTCAGCAAAAATCAATTCTTTTGATGCATATGTATTTGTGACACCCGAATATAATCATGGAATCTCCGGAGCATTAAAAAATGCTATCGATTTTCTTTTCAAAGAGTGGAATGACAAGGTTGCAGGATTCGTTAGTTATGGTAGCGCTGGAGGTGTACGCGCCGTGGAGCAATTGCGTTTGGTTATGGCAGAGTTAAAGGTTGCGACCGTTCGTGCTCAAGTCCAGCTTTCGCTTTTTACCGATTTTGAAAACTATTCAAATTTCAAACCTCACCCCTTCCATCGGAAAGTGGCCAACAATATGCTAGACGAAGTAATCG from Candidatus Nitrosocosmicus arcticus includes these protein-coding regions:
- a CDS encoding NADPH-dependent FMN reductase produces the protein MNDHRMRVAIILGSTRPGRNGEAVGRWIYEIAKNRSDADFELVDIKDFNLPLLDEPIPPSLGQYSNEHTKSWSAKINSFDAYVFVTPEYNHGISGALKNAIDFLFKEWNDKVAGFVSYGSAGGVRAVEQLRLVMAELKVATVRAQVQLSLFTDFENYSNFKPHPFHRKVANNMLDEVIAWAGALRVLRTKE
- a CDS encoding alpha/beta fold hydrolase — encoded protein: MKSKNNEKIMVLIPLILVASIAVFACLLSLQQIYAQVSSTTSPANNNSTEPLPVLLVHGYLADASTWKKWEDLLKKDNIPVFPITFKQSDDKCGSAAEHAKELSDQIANVKDQTGQNIVNIVGHSKGGLDARMYLGNNTEDVANLVMIGTPNAGSPLAENNEVCTPAVYDLRPGAADSKVKENPNTKYYSIAGDWNPDAGNCDLSLFSPIQRGGYDSLPKPNDGMVPISSVESLDYSKSLGHSKSCHSNLLSEYEYGLAKDVLLGNK